GGAAGATCAGTTCATTATTACCGGTGATATCCTTAATCTGTTTCAGAATGGCGATGGACTGTTCTGAGAGGGGGACGATATGCGACATTCGCATTTTGGCCCCGCGGCCGGAATAACGCACTCCAATAATGGGTTCTCGCGTCGCGGGTATCGTCCAGACTCGGTTTGTGAAATCAATCTCTGACCAGCGGGCGAAACGCAGTTCACTGGAGCGAATGAACACATGCAGCATCAGCAGGACGGCCAACCGCGTCAGTTCACGACCCTGATGATATGCCCCAATACGTTCAAGCAGTTCAGGCAGCCGCTCCAGTGGCAGGGCAGGATAGTGCCGTCTGACAGGAGGTGTGGTCACGCCGCCAAGATTTGCTGCCGGGTTCGTATCGATTAACCCCTGATGAACCGCATGGCGCATTATGTTACTCAGGTGCTGCCGCGTGCGGGACGCAACTTCCAGCAGACCTTTTTCCTCGATCCTTTTCAGCAGGTCAATGAAATGACGGGGTTTAAGTTCTGATACAGGCAGGTTGCCAATGACCGGAAAGATGTGATTGTTCAGGCTGGCAAGCAGACGGTCAGCGGTGTTCTGCGACCATTTCCGGTTACTTTTATGCCACGCCAGCGCCACGTTTTTAAAAACTTTATCCGGTGTTCGTGAGCCACGTTCAGCAGCCCGCTGCTGTACCGGGTTGATATTCAGCGCCAGCATTTTACGGACACCTTCACGCTGCTGTCGCGCATCAGAGAGGGAGACGGCAGGATAGGCACCCAGCGCAATGCGCGATTCTTTACCGTTAATACGGTACTTGAGATACCAGTGACGTGAGCCACCCGGCTTGACCAGCAGATACAGACCGTGGGAATCGGAGACTTTAAAGGGTTTATCAGAAGGTTTGAGAGTGCGGATTTTCGCGTCGGTAAGGGACATATGGGGGTCGCTCCATTATCGAACTAACCTGACCCCAGATTTGACCACCAATTTTTCCCGATGCGGAGGGTAAAATCAAAATGCACCGGGAAGAGTTTTCACGCTAACCTGTTGAACCAACATCATATAATGATTCGCAAGGATGCATGAAAACAGCAAATTGGCTCCTCTGACTGGACTCGAACCAGTGACATACGGATTAACAGTCCGCCGTTCTACCGACTGAACTACAGAGGAATCGTGAGAACGGGGCGCATATTAATGGCAGTGCATGGTGATGTCAAAGGGTGAAATGCATTTTTTTGTTTGTTTGCTGTCAATTTCAACAAAGTGGTGAGCTTTCAATCTTATTGGGTAATGAACCATCGTGGTGCATACCCTCCTTTTATAGGGCAGGGGAACGCGACAGCTGATTAAAGGAGCCAATGACGAATCTATCATAATCTCTTATTTGACAGTTGCTTAGCTTGTACATCAACGCCAAAATAAAACTGGCAAGCATCTTGCAATCTGGTTGTAAGTAATGGCGGCACTTGGGCCGATTCTTATAAACCGGAGGCAACATGAACTTCAGACGCCTGAAATACTTCGTAAAAATTGTAGATATTGGTAGCCTGACCCAGGCTGCTGAAGTGTTGCATATCGCGCAACCCGCGCTCAGCCAGCAGGTTGCCACGCTGGAAGGTGAGTTGAATCAACAACTATTGATTCGCACAAAACGGGGCGTTACGCCAACAGACGCCGGAAAAATTCTCTATACCCATGCGCGGGCCATTTTACGCCAGTGTGAACAGGCCCAACTGGCGGTGCATAATGTTGGTCAGGCATTATCTGGGCAAGTCTCGATTGGCTTTGCACCAGGAACAGCGGCCTCATCTATCACCATGCCTTTATTGCAGGCGGTTCGCGCTGAATTCCCGGAAATTGTTATTTATCTCCATGAAAATAGCGGTGCTGTGCTCAACGAAAAACTGATAAGCCACCAACTCGATATGGCAGTGATTTATGAGCATTCTCCTGTGGCTGGTGTTTCCAGTCAGGCTTTGCTGAAAGAAGATCTTTTCCTGGTAGGAACGCAAGATTGCCCGGGGCAAAGCGTTGATGTTAATGCTATTGCGCAAATGAACCTCTTTCTCCCCAGTGATTACAGTGCTATTAGACTTCGTGTTGATGAGGCTTTTTCCCTACGGCGACTCACGGCAAAAGTCATTGGTGAAATTGAGTCTATTGCCACGCTTACCGCAGCGATTGCCAGCGGCATGGGCGTTGCAGTATTACCCGAATCGGCCGCGCGTTCGTTATGTGGCGCAGTAAACGGATGGATGTCACGCATTACCACACCTTCAATGAGTCTCTCTTTGTCATTAAATTTACCCGCCAGAGCGAACTTATCACCACAGGCGCAAGCAGTGAAAGAGTTGTTAATGTCAGTGATGAGTTCTCCAGTGATGGAAAAAAGGCAGTGGCAATTGGTGAGCTAAGCGTTATATCGGGATGGAATAAGATGCGGGTTTTTATTATTTGTTATGCCGGGCATTAGACTTTAACAATAACGTGATATCTGAACTGCCCGGAGTTTACCGTGAATTTCCAACAACTAAAGATAATCCGCGAGGCTGCACGTCAGGATTACAACCTGACAGAGGTTGCGAATATGCTTTTTACCTCACAGTCAGGCGTCAGCCGTCACATTCGGGAACTGGAGGATGAACTTGGCATCGAAATATTTGTTCGACGAGGTAAGCGACTGCTGGGCATGACTGAACCGGGCAAAGCATTACTGGTCATTGCAGAACGTATTCTGAATGAAGCCAGTAATGTTCGTCGGCTTGCAGACCTGTTTACCAACGATACGTCTGGCGTTCTCACTATTGCAACGACGCATACTCAGGCACGTTATAGCTTGCCTGAGGTCATTAAAGCTTTTCGCGAACTTTTCCCGGAGGTTCGGCTGGAGCTAATCCAGGGTACACCACAGGAAATTGCGACGTTGTTGCAAAATGGCGAAGCTGATATTGGTATCGCCAGCGAGCGTTTAAGTAATGACCCGCAGCTCGTCGCCTTCCCGTGGTTTCGTTGGCACCATAGTT
The nucleotide sequence above comes from Escherichia coli. Encoded proteins:
- a CDS encoding tyrosine-type recombinase/integrase, with product MSLTDAKIRTLKPSDKPFKVSDSHGLYLLVKPGGSRHWYLKYRINGKESRIALGAYPAVSLSDARQQREGVRKMLALNINPVQQRAAERGSRTPDKVFKNVALAWHKSNRKWSQNTADRLLASLNNHIFPVIGNLPVSELKPRHFIDLLKRIEEKGLLEVASRTRQHLSNIMRHAVHQGLIDTNPAANLGGVTTPPVRRHYPALPLERLPELLERIGAYHQGRELTRLAVLLMLHVFIRSSELRFARWSEIDFTNRVWTIPATREPIIGVRYSGRGAKMRMSHIVPLSEQSIAILKQIKDITGNNELIFPGDHNPYKPMCENTVNKALRVMGYDTKKDICGHGFRAMACSALMESGLWAKDAVERQMSHQERNTVRMAYIHKAEHLEARKAMMQWWSDYLEACRESYAPPYTIGKNKFIP
- the nac gene encoding nitrogen assimilation transcriptional regulator NAC, translating into MNFRRLKYFVKIVDIGSLTQAAEVLHIAQPALSQQVATLEGELNQQLLIRTKRGVTPTDAGKILYTHARAILRQCEQAQLAVHNVGQALSGQVSIGFAPGTAASSITMPLLQAVRAEFPEIVIYLHENSGAVLNEKLISHQLDMAVIYEHSPVAGVSSQALLKEDLFLVGTQDCPGQSVDVNAIAQMNLFLPSDYSAIRLRVDEAFSLRRLTAKVIGEIESIATLTAAIASGMGVAVLPESAARSLCGAVNGWMSRITTPSMSLSLSLNLPARANLSPQAQAVKELLMSVMSSPVMEKRQWQLVS
- the cbl gene encoding HTH-type transcriptional regulator Cbl — protein: MNFQQLKIIREAARQDYNLTEVANMLFTSQSGVSRHIRELEDELGIEIFVRRGKRLLGMTEPGKALLVIAERILNEASNVRRLADLFTNDTSGVLTIATTHTQARYSLPEVIKAFRELFPEVRLELIQGTPQEIATLLQNGEADIGIASERLSNDPQLVAFPWFRWHHSLLVPLDHPLTQIIPLTLESIAKWPLITYRQGITGRSRIDDAFVRKGLLADIVLSAQDSDVIKTYVALGLGIGLVAEQSSGEQEEKNLIRLDTRHLFDANTVWLGLKRGQLQRNYVWRFLELCNAGLSVEDIKRQVMENSEEEIDYQI